A genomic stretch from Solanum stenotomum isolate F172 chromosome 8, ASM1918654v1, whole genome shotgun sequence includes:
- the LOC125874375 gene encoding uncharacterized protein LOC125874375 — MAIEDQTGNTSAVTQVVEIDHHHPLYLHPSDTPGSSLVSVQLTGQENYAIWSRSMRLGLLGKRKLGFVDGKHPREAFPASLHDLWEKCNAIVLSWIINSIRKDLLSSVIYVSNASKVWIDLKERFDKVDGSRIHYLHKEIHTMSQGTSTVSSYYSRLRECWDEFDAIMPCPRCNCPESRTYMHHFEYQRLLQFLTGLNDSYAQSRSQILLMSPTPSINQAYSMVVSEESQRSLGKAVHSAEVGEGTAFYSSGNRGNFRQGSSSSNTSSRSGYHGGSFSSSGDNSTFGIGMPNGSSSNLKTAKGNQGLYCDYCHHTSHTSGNCYRLHGYPANFKHTFKKKYSNSPTVGRGGTAHYDAGDATSQWNRNSASDLGGYAGSSINASRGMPNSPNVGSAGQFGESSSHMASQGPYTSAPYFTPEQYHQLLHLLDQGNESNGTSLSASGSLQWTGERDWST; from the exons ATGGCGATTGAGGATCAGACTGGTAACACATCAGCAGTTACTCAGGTTGTAGAGATTGATCATCATCATCCACTGTATCTTCATCCAAGTGATACACCAGGAAGCTCTCTAGTCTCTGTTCAGCTTACTGGACAGGAGAATTATGCAATTTGGAGTCGATCAATGCGTCTAGGGTTGCTGGGAAAGAGAAAATTGGGATTTGTTGATGGTAAGCATCCTAGAGAAGCTTTTCCTGCTTCTCTTCATGATTTGTGGGAAAAGTGCAATGCCATAGTGCTCTCATGGATTATCAATTCTATCAGGAAGGATTTACTGAGTAGTGTTATCTATGTTTCTAATGCTTCAAAGGTATGGATCGATCTAAAGGAACGTTTTGATAAGGTTGATGGATCTAGGATTCACTACCTTCATAAGGAGATTCATACAATGTCTCAAGGAACTTCCACTGTATCTAGCTACTACTCTAGATTACGTGAGTGTTGGGATGAATTTGATGCAATTATGCCATGCCCAAGGTGCAATTGTCCAGAGTCCAGAACATATATGCATCACTTCGAGTATCAGAGATTGCTGCAGTTTTTGACTGGCCTAAACGATTCCTATGCTCAGAGTCGTAGTCAGATTCTCTTAATGTCTCCTACACCCTCCATTAACCAAGCCTATTCCATGGTTGTATCAGAGGAAAGCCAGAGATCTTTGGGCAAAGCAGTTCACTCTGCAGAAGTGGGTGAAGGTACTGCATTCTACAGCTCTGGTAATAGAGGCAATTTTAGACAGGGATCAAGCTCTAGTAATACATCCTCCAGATCTGGATATCATGGAGGAAGTTTCTCTAGTTCTGGTGATAATTCCACCTTTGGTATTGGTATGCCTAATGGATCATCTTCCAACCTTAAAACTGCAAAAGGCAATCAAGGTCTGTACTGTGATTACTGTCATCATACAAGTCATACCAGTGGTAATTGTTATAGACTACATGGTTACCCTGCTAACTTCAAGCACACTTTCAAGAAGAAGTATAGCAACTCACCCACAGTTGGAAGGGGAGGGACTGCTCACTATGATGCTGGAGATGCTACCTCTCAATGGAATAGGAATTCTGCATCTGATCTTGGAGGCTATGCAGGTAGTTCTATAAATGCATCTAGAGGGATGCCAAATTCTCCTAATGTTGGCTCTGCAGGTCAGTTTGGAGAAAGTTCATCACATATGGCTTCCCAAGGACCATATACAAGTGCTCCCTACTTCACACCTGAGCAATATCACCAACTTCTTCACCTCCTTGATCAGGGAAATGAAAGTAATGGTACATCTCTTTCGGCATCAG GATCTCTACAGTGGACAGGTGAGAGGGATTGGTCAACATGA
- the LOC125873855 gene encoding probable aquaporin PIP2-1, giving the protein MTKEVEAVTERGEFSAKDYTDPPPAPLVDFEELTQWSFYRAIIAEFIATLLFLYITILTVIGYKHQADVDAGGDVCGGVGILGIAWAFGGMIFILVYCTAGISGGHINPAVTFGLFLARKVSLIRAVLYMVAQCLGAICGVGFVKAFQSAYYNRYGGGVNVMAAGHNKGVGLGAEIIGTFVLVYTVFSATDPKRNARDSHVPVLAPLPIGFAVFMVHLATIPITGTGINPARSFGAAVIYNGDKAWDEHWIFWVGPFIGAFIAAFYHQFVLRAGAIKALGSFRSNA; this is encoded by the exons ATGACTAAAGAAGTTGAAGCAGTAACAGAAAGAGGAGAGTTTTCAGCAAAAGACTATACTGACCCTCCACCAGCACCATTAGTAGACTTTGAAGAACTAACACAATGGTCATTTTACAGGGCAATTATTGCTGAATTTATAGCCACTTTGTTGTTCCTTTATATTACTATTTTGACAGTAATTGGGTACAAACACCAAGCTGATGTAGATGCTGGAGGTGATGTATGTGGTGGAGTTGGTATTCTTGGTATTGCTTGGGCTTTTGGTGGCATGATTTTCATTCTTGTCTACTGCACCGCCGGTATCTCTG GAGGACACATCAACCCAGCAGTGACATTTGGACTTTTTTTGGCAAGAAAAGTATCACTAATCAGGGCAGTATTGTACATGGTAGCACAATGTTTGGGTGCTATTTGTGGTGTTGGTTTTGTCAAGGCTTTCCAATCAGCTTACTACAATAGATATGGTGGTGGTGTTAATGTCATGGCTGCTGGTCATAACAAGGGTGTTGGATTAGGTGCTGAAATCATTGGTACCTTTGTTTTGGTCTACACTGTCTTCTCTGCCACCGACCCCAAGAGAAACGCCAGAGACTCCCACGTACCc GTGTTGGCACCACTTCCAATTGGATTTGCTGTGTTCATGGTACATTTAGCCACTATCCCAATTACTGGAACTGGCATTAATCCAGCAAGGAGTTTTGGTGCTGCTGTTATTTACAATGGTGATAAGGCGTGGGACGAACACTGGATTTTCTGGGTTGGTCCATTTATTGGAGCGTTCATCGCTGCCTTCTACCACCAGTTTGTCCTCCGTGCAGGCGCAATTAAAGCTCTAGGTTCATTCAGGAGCAATGCCTGA